The DNA segment TTCAACAGTGCTCCCGCTGTTGGAGATGACGCAGTTGATGGGAAGTGAGCATATACAGCACGCATCTTTGTATTGGTAGCCCTGGAAATGTATGTTgaacatacattaaaatatataatcaatgTTTTAACAAACCCACGCTACTGCTAAGACAATGTTAAGGGAACCTATTCATAATGTGTCACAATCTCAATCCTATAAATTAATTTACagaaaaattttagttttataaactcacacacacacaccccattaTATTTCTTACTAATGAAGACCAAATTCTCAGAAATCTTAAATTGCAAGACAGTCAAAAAAAGGAGTTAATCAATTTATTCAGATTACAAGTCATTCTGAGCTTATCAGTTCCAACTTTTACTTAAAGCGACTAAATTATTCCAACCCGGAACAACAATTGATGCTAAATCTCATATGTTTAGAACTCAGGCCTTACTTACCCTTGTGACACCAGTAACCATGTTACTAATGTGACTGCAAACAGTCCTCACGGCAGCTACCTCCTTGCGGTTTCCGTACCACTTCTCCACATTTACAGTAATCTTACCCTTCTTTGAAGTGATTGCCTGAAAAGAAAGAGTATTGTACAATATCTCCACTATTGACCAGCGAAAACAACTTATCTTGGCAAAACCAGCCTTATTAAATCATTAGTTACGATTATCGACAACTTGCAAGTTATGTTCATACAGAATTCCAATCCTACCTTCATGTCAATTTTCATGTCCTTGAAGGAACGCGTGAGCATACCACGGGGTCCCTTAACAGTGCATACCCTTCTTTTCACTCGGCAGTCAACCCCCATGGGGATGTCAACGGTTTGTGAAGTAATGATGGTCTTCATGGTGGCGACTGAAATAATAAAGGTCAATTTCAATATGTCACCCTTCACAAATAAGTATCTGCGCTATACTACAAACCTTCAATTCTTcaaaactaaatttaaaaaaatattttgctgaaacGTCACCAAGATGTGCAGAAATCAGACTCATAAATGTGGGTTGGACATTCTACTGGCCTAAAATATTGGACATTCTACTGGCCTGAAATAATGTTTTGGCTTTATTTCATAACCAAGTAATTTTCTATCTGGCTGCCACTGTTTACATTAATTCTGGTGGCCTGAAATTTGTGCTACTGAGGTGTGAAAGAGGACAACAATGACATTCATTATCTGGTCCCACATGTTAGCACTgtctctgcaatttttttttaacttttccctTNNNNNNNNNNNNNNNNNNNNNNNNNNNNNNNNNNNNNNNNNNNNNNNNNNN comes from the Macrobrachium nipponense isolate FS-2020 chromosome 34, ASM1510439v2, whole genome shotgun sequence genome and includes:
- the LOC135207798 gene encoding large ribosomal subunit protein uL6-like isoform X1, producing the protein MQTIFIEKFIFISHRCASSSSFYQLGPAEVATMKTIITSQTVDIPMGVDCRVKRRVCTVKGPRGMLTRSFKDMKIDMKAITSKKGKITVNVEKWYGNRKEVAAVRTVCSHISNMVTGVTRGYQYKDACCICSLPINCVISNSGSTVEIRNFLGEKYIRKVNMEPGVSIAASPKQKDEFIVEGNDIEKVSLSGKCCVTLRLNLVHLVCLRVRIIF
- the LOC135207798 gene encoding large ribosomal subunit protein uL6-like isoform X2, encoding MKTIITSQTVDIPMGVDCRVKRRVCTVKGPRGMLTRSFKDMKIDMKAITSKKGKITVNVEKWYGNRKEVAAVRTVCSHISNMVTGVTRGYQYKDACCICSLPINCVISNSGSTVEIRNFLGEKYIRKVNMEPGVSIAASPKQKDEFIVEGNDIEKVSLSGKCCVTLRLNLVHLVCLRVRIIF